The genome window AACACTTGAAATTGATAATAAGCGCCCAAACGATTAGGATTTTCTCCATATCTTCCATCTGTTGGTCTTCTACTTGGCGCAACATAAGCTGCAGCCCACGGTTTTTTACCTAAGCTTCTTAAAAAAGTTGCAGGGTGAAAAGTCCCTGCTCCCGCGGGAAAATCATACGGTTGCATAATAGCACAACCTTGCTTTTGCCAAAATTCTTGTAAATTTAATATCATTTGAGAAAAAGTCATTTTTCTTCCTTTAATTCCTCTGGCTTTTCAGATGAGTTTGCATATAGCTCTACTGTTTTATTCCACATCATTTTATATTTTCTTTTTAGAAATTCTACTTCATTACGAGCATACTTAAGTTGCTCGTTGAGATTTTCTATAGTTTTTCTATCTTCATCATAAAGTTCTTGCATAGAATAAAGCGCGTCTTTTAAAAATTTATTTTCACCCTTTAAGGCTTCTAAGGTTTCATCTTTAGCATCAAGTACTTTTTCATGTAGATTTAAAATAGTTCCTATGGTTTTTTCAACAAAACTTTCCCCTGCTAAAGTCATAGAATTTACCATAGCTGGTTGCTTTGAACTCATCGGCACAACACTAAAAGTACCTTGATTTGCTTCAATGTAAATTTTGCCCTCTTCTTCTTTGAAATTTAAAGCTCCATTTGCCATCATTCCTTTTACTACATCTTCAGATAAATGCACCAATTGACAAAATTCTTTTAATTCCAAGTAAGTTTGCATACGCTCTCCTTAAAGAAAAACTTCAATCGCATTTGAATCTTGAATAAGTTTTTCTTGTTGTTTTTTTCTATCTTCTAATAGTTTTTGAGCTAAACTCTCATCTTCAATAGCTAAAATTTGAACCGCCAAATAAGCTGCATTCATCGCACCTGCTTTACCTATAGCTAAAGTTGCAACTGGAATCCCACTTGGCATTTGAACTGTAGAAAACAAAGAATCCATGCTTGCTAGGTTGCTTCCTGGCATAGGTATACCTAAAACAGGTTTTGTTGTATGAGCTGCCACAGCTCCAGCCAAATGCGCCGCCATACCCGCTGCTGCGATAAAGACTTTCGCACCTTTTTCTTCAGCATTTTTGATATATTCTTGTGTTCTTTGAGGGCTTCTATGAGCAGAAGTAATTAAAACTTCATATTTCACGCCAAATTTTTCTAAGACACCCAAAGCTTCTTTTACGATATCATAATCGCTTTTACTTCCCATTAATATAGAAACAAATTTCATTCAACACCCCTTCTTAAAAAACTAAATTCTGGAAGTTTAAACGGCAAAGCAATTTCATTTTCATTACCACTGTGAATTACATCAAATTCTTTATTATTTTTAGCTAGCAATTGTTTAAATACGATAAATTTCTTTCCTTCGTTTTCATAAATCACCCCTAGCTTATTTTCTCCTAATTCTATATGAGAGTGGATTGGTGCTAAAATTTCGTATTCTTTTCCTAGCTCTATTTTACCTTTGCACTTGAAAAATTCCCCATCCTCGCTAATAGCATGCACTTGATGCGTACCTTCTTCTATGCTTGTATTATGGTTAATTGAATCAGTTTTTTCATAAGCTCTTGAAACCAAATATCCATCTGTAAAGCCTCTATGTTTTAAAGTATGAATTTCTTTTTCATATTTGCTTGCATCGAAAGTGTTTTGCAATACATCCTCTACTGCCATTTTATAAGTTCTTGTGGTTAAAGCAGCATAGTACTCGCTTTTTGTCCTTCCTTCAATCTTAAAAGCATGAATACAGTTTTCTTGCATAATTTTTTGAATATATGAACTTAAATTTAGATCTTTGGAATTAAACACATGTGTACCATTTTCATCTTCTTCTAATCTAAAAAGCGTATTGGTTTCTGGATTTTTTGCATACAATTCATAGTTAAAACGACAGTCATTTGCACAAGATCCACGGTTACTCATACGTCCGCTTTGCACTGAGCTTATTAAACATCTACCCGAATAAGCAAAACACATCGAACCATGCACAAAACTTTCAAGCTCAATATCGCAATTATTTCTAAGATCTTTTGCATCTTTTAAGCCCAATTCCCTTGCGATAACAACACGCTTTGCACCCATGTCTTTATAAACTTGCGCATCAAGATAATTCAAAATATTTGCTTGAGTTGACACATGTAGATTGATTTCAGGTGCAAGCTCCTTAACCAAACGCATCGCACCTACTGAAGCTACTATAAAAGCATCAGGTTTCATTTCTTTTAGTTTTAATATATGTCTTTTTAGACCTTCAATTTGCGAACTAAAATGAAAACCATTAATCGTAACATAGATTTTTTTTCCTTTAGAATGCGTATAATCAATGGCTTCTTTGAAAGTTTCGTAGTTAAAATCTCTTGCGGTTCTTGCTCGAAGTGAAAAATTACTCACACCCGCATAAACAGCATCAGCTCCATAAGCCAATGCTATTTTTAATTTTGCAAAATTACCTGCTGGAGAAACTATTTCAGGAACAATCATTTTTTTCCTAAACTAGCAATCAAGGCCTCGATATCATCATTACTTACAACATCGCTTGTTGTATCCCCTTCAATGTGAACAGCAGAACCAACACGTTTTTCATCATCAATTTTACCTTCAAATAGACTGCTCATATATCTACTTAAAGCTCTCATTACATTGATAACACGCTCAATTTTTTGACGATGAATATCTTGATATTGCATTGCATCCATTGCCATCATAACCTCATCTTGTCCAGTTTGTAAACAACCTGTTATCTCATCGATAATATTTTTAGCGTCATTATTAGTGTCAATAGCTTCTTTAAAGCTAGCTACATTAGGAAATTTTGTATTTAATTTTTCAAAAATTTCTATATTTTTATTTAAAGCATCACTAATCACACAAAGTTGATTTTCTGAATTTGCAAAAAAATCATTGATAGCTTCTAGTTTTTCCATCATTTCAGTTGCTTTGATTTCGCTATCTCTTGTCACATCATCAAGCTGATGTACAACTTTATGTTCTTTGCTTGGTGGTGGTGGTGGCCATGCCATATCCGCTCTTGCTTTATAATCACCATTAATCATATCACTAACTATTTGTTTGTTTTTTTCTTCATCTTCATAGTCTGTTTCAGGTTTTGCTTCTGCGCTTTCTTCGACAGAATCAAGATCTAAATCTTCAGCGCTATTCATTAAAGCATCTAATTCTTCTTGAGTCATTTCTACACCTTTTTAATAATAAAAACTAATGTAGGATTATATTATAAAAAAATATAAATCAACATTAAATTTTTAGAATAAATCTGTTTTTTTGTTTAATTTATTATTTTTTTTACAATTGACTAAAAAAAATATATTAATTTAAACTTAATTTAAAAAAAAGATACTACAATCTTAAAAAATAAATTCAAAAAACCTATTAAAAAGGAGAAAAAATGGGTAAGTTTGTAAATAATATCGATGAGTTTTTTAGTTATTGCCAAGAACATGAAGTAATGTTTGTTGATTTTAGGTTTACCGATATGATAGGAACTTGGCATCATATTACTTATAATATAAAAGCGATTGATGATAAAACATTTGAAAACGGAATACCTTTTGACGCAAGTTCTTTACACGGCTGGCAACCTATAGAAAAATCTGATATGATCTTAAAACCTGATGTTGAAAGCGCTTTTTTAGATCCTTTCACAGCTGATCCTACTATTATAGTTATTTGTGATGTTTATGATATCTATAAAGAACAAATGTATGAAAAATGCCCAAGAAGTATAGCCAAAAAAGCCATGCAACATTTAAGTTCTAGCAATATCGCTGATGCGGCATTTTTTGGCCCTGAAAATGAATTTTTTATTTTTGACAATGTTAAAATCGTCGATTCTTCTCATTGTGCAAAATACGAAGTTGACACCGAAGAAGGCGAATGGAACGACAATAAAGACTTTACTGATAGCTACAACAGTGGACACCGCCCAAGAAATAAAGGTGGGTATTTTCCAGTTAGCCCTATTGACTCAAGTGTGGATATTAGATCTGAGATGGTGCAAGTTTTAGAAAGAGTGGGTTTAAAAACCTTTGTTCACCACCATGAAGTAGCACAAGGACAAGCTGAAATCGGCGTAGAATTTGGAAATTTAGTTGAAGCAGCTGATAATGTACAAATTTATAAATATGTAGTAAAAATGGTAGCACATTTAAACGGAAAAACAGCAACCTTCATGCCAAAACCACTTTATGGGGATAATGGAAGCGGTATGCACGTGCATATGAGTTTATGGAAAGATGGAGTGAATTTATTTTACGATAAAGATGGCTATGGAAAACTAAGCGAATGTGCGATTAACTACATCGGAGGAATTTTAGCTAATGCTAGAAGCGTGGCAGCCTTTACTAATCCTAGTTCAAATTCTTACAAAAGAATAGTTCCGGGTTTTGAAGCACCTTGTATATTAACTTACTCTTGCCAAAACCGTTCTGCAAGTTGTCGCGTGCCTTATGGCATCAATGAAAAAAGTGCAAGGGTTGAAATAAGATTTCCTGATAGCACTTCTAATCCTTACCTAGCTTTTACAAGCTTATTGATGGCAGGGCTTGATGGTATCAAAAACAAAACCATACCAGTGGGCCCAATGGATGAGAATTTATTCGCACTTACTTTAGATGAAATTAGAGAAAAAGGGATCGAGCAACTACCTCATACTTTAAGAGGCTCTTTAGAGGCACTCATTAGAAAAAATGCCTTCTTAAAACCTGTGATGAGTGATATTTTTATTGATGATTATCAACATATGAAATTTGAAACTCAAGTTTGGCCTGTAGAAGCTAGACCAACTGCTTATGAGTTTAAAACCTGCTATTCTTGCTAAATTTTGATGCCAAATGGCATCAAAATTTAAAAGACAATAGTTTTATTTTCATAAATGAAAATTCTATCATCAAACACCAAATCCAACGCTTTAGAAAATACATTTTTCTCTACATTGCGACCAGCTTGCTGCATAGCTTGCCAAGAATACTCATGTGTTACAGGTATAACATCTTGGGTAATAATTGGCCCCTCATCAAGGTTGTTATTAACAAAATGTGCAGTTGCACCAATGATTTTAACCCCTCTCTCATAAGCTTGCTTATAAGGATTTGCACCAATAAAAGCAGGTAAAAAAGAATGATGTATATTAATAATCCTTCCTTCAAAACGTTCCACAAAAGATGGAGATAATATCCTCATGTACTTTGCTAAAACAATATAATCAAACTCATATTGACTTAAACATTCTAACATCTTCTCTTCATGCTCTTGCCTACTTAAATCTTGTGCTAAAACCGCATGAAAAGGAAGGTTAAATTTATCCACCAAAGGCTTTAACACATCATAATTTGCAATCACTGCTTTGATATTTGCATTAAATTCACCACTAAATTGACGGATCAACAACTCACCTAGACAATGCGTTTCTTTAGTAGCTAAAACAACAATATCTTTTTTTCTTTTTAAGGTTATTTCTATATGTGCATCATCAGGAAGCATCGCTTCAAGTGTTCCTTTGAATGCTTTTACATCAAGCTCTCCTTCTAAATGCGCTCTAAAGAAAAAACGATTTTCCCCAACAAATTCATCATTTTTTACGATATTAATTCGATATTTGAAAATGACATCTGAAATTCTATAAATCAAACCTTTTTCATCACTACTTGAAATTTTTAAAATATATTCATTCATTCTTGCTCCTTGATATAGTTTTTTAACTCTTGCAATCTTCTTTTTTCAAGCTCACTCCCAAGCTCTTTTCCGCTAAAGCCTTCCCTTAACAAATCTTCTGACTTTACCTTGCTTATAAAAGCTTGTTCATATAGTTTTAATTTTTTAGCTTGCAAGATACGCTCTTTACTCCAAAGTCCAAGCCACTTGCAAAGGGGTATTTTTAAAGCAACTTTAGCCAGATCAAAATCATCAATTTTTCCTAGCATAAAATCTTGCTCACATTTTTTCAAAAGATCTTTTTTTAGCTTGGTTTTTTTAAAAAAATCATTTTTATCTATATGAAAAAAATTTAAATACAAATACAAATACAAAGCCTCATCTTGAATCAATTTTTGACTTTGTTCTAAAAGCTTTTGAAATTCCATATCAAAGCTTTGATAAAAAAAGATTTTTTCTTCTAAATTTAGAATTTTAAAATATTCATAGGCCTTATTCAACCGTGTGGTTTTAAAAATTTTATACAATTCATTGTTAATGCGTTCTCTTGAAAGATCATTAATGTCCATAGTTTGCATTAAACTCAAACTTTCACTTGCAATCTTTAAATCAAACCTACACGCAAAAGCAATTCCACGAAGTACTCTTAAGCTATCTTCTATAAAACTTTGATCATGAATATGTCTGATTGTTTTTGCTTGCAAATCTTTTAAACCATTAAAGAAATCTAAAAATTCAAAGCTAAAGATATTTACCATCATAGCGTTAATGGTAAAATCTCTCCTCTTAGCTCCTTCTTGTTCATCATTGCAAACTTTAACTTCAAAACCCTTATGTCCTTGTGAAATTTTATTTTCATAACGTGCCAAAGCTAGGTCAAATTTTTTATACTTATATACAAAAAAACTCTTCCCTACTCCATTTGCTCCAAGTTTTTGCATAAGTGTATCAAAAAGTTCAGGCTGAATGTCATAAATTTCTATATCATAATCATCACTTGATAAATCTAAAAAAGAATTCCTTACACAACCACCTACTAAATAAGCTCTTTGTGTGTAAGGTTTGAGTATATTTTTAATCCTTAAAAAATCTTGATCATTTTTTAAGTCTATCTTCAATCTTTGCAAGTAAAAACTCTAAAAAAGTAATCGTAATATCTAGTCTTTTTTCTACATGCTCATCTTTGGTATTTTTTAAACCTTCAAACAAAACCAAAATACGCTCTCTAAGATTTTTCAAAAAAAATTCTTCATTATTAATAATACTTTCTTCTTTTTCTTCTAAAACCTCGATCTTAATCGCCGCAGCTTGCTTTTCTTCTTTAACTTTTACTTCTAAATCATCTAATTCTTGAATTAATTCTTGTGTTACCTTGCTAATTTCTTCTTTGATCTTTTTTTCTTGTGGGTTTATACTTTTTTCTTGTGTAAGTTCTTCAACCATAGGAGCAAATTCATTACTTTGTTTTTTCGAATTATCAAGTTCTGAATTAACCTCACTTATAGCCATTTTTGCTAAATCTTCAATATTCATAGCTTTATCAACCACCTTTTAAATTCATTAATTTCTTCTTCACTTTTCATATTAACAAAAAAATCAAGCATATCATAATTTAAATCTTCATGATTTGAACGCAAACCACTTAAACGCCTTATTGCATCTATGGCATTTTTATTTTGCGGATCTTGCTTTAAAATATTTTTATAAATTTCCAAGGCCTCATCTTTTAAGCCTTGTGCTTCATAAATAGAAGCCTCTGTAACTGTATATCGCATTATAAACTCACAAAAATAAAATCTTAAAAATTCTAACAAAAAAGGCTTTAATTTATTTTTAATCTTTATTTGATCACAGGGGCCTTATATGCTAAAAACACAAAAATATTTAAAATTATCGCTACAACTATCAACATTAAAAAACCAAAGGTAAAATTTTTAAAATGATCATGCAATATCCCAACCACCCAAGGTGATTGAGCAGCGATTAAATACCCTACTCCTTGCGACATAGCTGAAAGCTTAGCTGCGATAGCAGAATTGGAACTTTTAATAGCAATAAACAATAAAGAAATCGTAAAAACCCCACTAGAGGCAAAACCTAAAAAAATTGCTGCTAAAAACAACATTGCCTTGGTATGGCATACAAAAATCATCATAAAACTTAAAACATATAAAAAACCCAGTGTCACAATCACAATGCTTTTAGCGCGATTTCTAAGTCTACCCAAAACAAGAGGTAACAAAAAAGCCACAGGCATACCGATGATTTGCGATAGCAATAAAACATTCGAACCAAAATCAATCCCAAACCCCTTTTCACTAATCATCACACTAAGCCAAGCAAACAAGCTATAAGATAAAAAGCTTTGTAGGCCCATTACTACAGTTACTTTCCATGCTGTTTTGTTTAAAAAGATATTAAAGCGATTTATATTTTTTCTTTTAGCTCGCAATAATCTTTTGTTTTTTAAATGCGGAAGATAAAAAAACAAAGCCATCAACGCCAAAATCACCCAAATAAACATAGCTTGTGGCACATCAAAAATTTTAAGTAAGGGTAGCGACAATGCCACACCTGCAATAGAAGATAACCCAATAATTGAACCATATAGGCCCATTATTTTATAAGTATTTTTAGGAAATTTTTCTTTCACAAAAGAAGGTAACAATACATTTGCAATCGCTATCCCGCCTCCTATAAAAAACACACCCAAAAACAAACCTATATTAGCACCATAACTTCTAAGCGCTTCACCAAAAACAATCAAAAGCAAGGCAAAAAATAAAGCTTTAATCTGTGAAAAATATGCCACAAAAAAAGAAATAAGACCAAAAGCTATTAAAGGTAAAGTAGTAAGCATACCCGCTAAAGTAGAATTGATCTGATAATATTCTTGAATATGCCCTATCATAGGTCCTATGGAAGTTATAGGAGCTCTTAAATTTAAAGCCAAGGCAACTACTACTAAAATATTAATCCAAAAGAATTTTTTATATATGATTTGATGATGCATTGTTATTTTTGTTTTAAAATATTTTCAAGATATTTTTGCTTATCTTGTTCTGTGTCTTTTTGTTCTACTTGTTTTTGAGTTTTTATCGCCTCATTTTCTTCAGAAAAATACAAATAATCTACGACAAAAATAGATGAAATTATAAAAATCAAAGGAATTAAAAAAACCATAATTAATACTTTCTAAAAATGTTGCCATAGTATTCTATATCATCTTTTTTTAAATTCTCATCAAAAGCATCAGATTTAAAATTTGACTTTAAAATTTTTTCTCTTTCTTCATCTAAATCTTGGTACGAAAAAACCATATTGATACTCACCACACCATCAAGCTGCTCTAATTGCTTATAAGCTTTCAACTCATCTTCTAAATTTTCACTCTCAATCACCACGATGATTTTTTCTTCTTCAATTAATTCCACACTACAACAAGGTATATTTTGAATTTGTTCTTTTAACTTGCTGATTTTTTCTTCTTTGCTTAAAATCAAAACACTAGAAAGATTCATCTATACTCCAAAAAATAATTTTATTTTCATAACCCGCACTGATAAATTCATGCTTATTTAAAAATATCAGATATTCTAGCAGAAAATCTTGATTTTGAAATTGTTTTATAGTTTTTAAATTATGAACATCTATAAGCTCTATGATGTTTTTTTCATTATCACCAAAAGCTGCGACAGCACCATCTTTACTTAGGGCACAAGTGTAAATCAAAAAGTCTCTTTCTATGCTTTTTTCTTGATTATTTTTGATGATTGCTAATTTTCTATCAGTGCTACAACTTGTAATAATTTGATTTTTATAATCTAATTGGTAGATATTATCCTTGTGAGCATTTTTATAGCTTTTTATTTTCTGCCAATTTTTTACATCAAAAAGAATGATTTCACCGCTTTCAAAACCCGCCACTAGCTGTGTTTTTGTTTCATTTAAAACCACATCACTCAAACTTGAATTAGAAAAAACAAAATTCTTTGCTATTTTTTTTGTTTTTAGATCAAAAAGCTCTATGTTAGAACCTAACAAGGCTAACAAAATAGTATCATCATCTAAAAACAAAGCTTTTTTAACCCCATCGCTATGTAAGTCATAGCTTACAAGTTGCTTGTCTTTGTAAATATAAAGTCTTTTACCCCCAAAACTTCCTTCACATAAAATCAAAACAGCCCCATTTAAGTAATCAACACTGTAAATTCTAGGGCTGAGATTTTCTTCATAAAAATTTTTAATCTTGTCTAGTTGGGTGATTTTTTGCAATTTTTTATTTTGCGTAAAATACCAATACAGCTCTGCATTATCAAGCCCTATAAGCAAATCACTGCCAACTAGTTTTAAAGCATTTACATTAGCAGGGAGTTTAAGCTCATAGCCAAACACCCAAATACTTATCAACAAGATTAAAAATATTTTTTTCATTGTGTTATTTCACGCCTTCGTTTAAGACTTCTAAGAAATTTGACTTTCTTTTAAGTTCTTCGTTTTTAAATTTCGCCTCAAAATTATTTCCAACCAAAGGTTTTGCATCACTTTGTGGAACATGACACTGAGTACAATTAAATCTTGCCTCACTAACCATATCCTTAGTTGACTTATTTTTTCTCAAGTCAAAATAATGACTACTTGGAAGCGCTGTAGCACCCACATCTTTAGCAATAGCCTTATCATGGCAGCTTAGACAAATATTATTATCTTTTACAATCGGAAGCATATCTTCTAAAGTGTGCGGAATCAATGGCGGAGCATTTTCAAATGATCTTTCGATCAAAACAGATTCTCCTGCTAAAGCTTGAGAATACTTTACATCTAACAATTCTACATTTTCACTTTCTAAACTTGTTTTTCTTAAACCTATATCCTTTGAATCCACACTTTTAACAGCAAATCCACAAGCGCTTATTAAAACAGCTGCTGCTAAGGATAAAAAGATCTTATTTTTCATTTTCTCTCCTTAAATTTATAATACTAAAACCTAAAGCATCATCCTCACAAACATCAACACATTTTCCACATCTAATGCATTCTCCTGATTTTACATTTTGATTTTCTTTACCTATCATCCAAAGTACTTGTTTTTCAGGGCATACCCCAAGACATTTGTAGCATTGAGTGCATTTTTGGAGGTTATATTTGATTTTTAACAGTGAAAAACGCGAACTTAAAGCCCAAAAAGCCCCTAAAGGGCAAAAATGTGAACAAATAAATCTTGGACTAAAAAACGCATCAATACAAAAGATTATCAAAGCTATAAAAAGCCAAGAAATGCCGCCAAAAATCAACCCTCTTTGAATGACTCCTATGTAAGAAAATTCCTCAAAAACAGGATAGGAAAAAAGAAAAGAAAAAATCAAAACAAAACCCATCACATAATAACGTAAATTTTTATGAACATTAAAGATCTTAGTTTGATTAAATCTTAACTTCACCCTTATATAATAAGCAAAATCTGTGATGATATTAACTGGACACACCCAAGCACAAAAAGCTCTTCCTGCAAAAATAGCATAAAATAAAAACACTATCAAAGCTCCACTTAAAGCTATCAAATCCACTTGTAAACTTGCCAAAACAAGTTGAATATAAGCAAAAGGATCACTTAGCGGCACAGAAGAAAACAGCACCGAAGAGCTTAAATTTCCTTTTAATACAAAATCAAACATACTAAAAGAAAACAATACTAAAATAGAAAACTGCACCATTCTCCTTAAAATAAGATACTTCATAGCAATTCTCCATCATTAAGATAATCTCTAGCCTTATTTTGGTTGAATTTTTTTTCAGTATTTACATCTTGTAAACGCTTTTCATCTTTTTCATCCCAACCTTTAATATAATTATCCCCAGCTTTTCCTAAAACAAATTCCCTAGGCAAAACTCTAATGGCTGGCTTTTGAGTAATACAAGCTTTTTCACAAATTCCACAACCCACACACACTTCATGATCTACCACAGGTAGTAAAAATGCATGCTTTGCGGTTCTTTCATTACGCTTTGTTTCAAGCTTAATTGCCTTATCAATCAAAGGACAAGCTCTATAACAAGCATCACATTGTATCCCCCAATACGCCACGC of Campylobacter sp. 2014D-0216 contains these proteins:
- the napH gene encoding quinol dehydrogenase ferredoxin subunit NapH, whose amino-acid sequence is MKYLILRRMVQFSILVLFSFSMFDFVLKGNLSSSVLFSSVPLSDPFAYIQLVLASLQVDLIALSGALIVFLFYAIFAGRAFCAWVCPVNIITDFAYYIRVKLRFNQTKIFNVHKNLRYYVMGFVLIFSFLFSYPVFEEFSYIGVIQRGLIFGGISWLFIALIIFCIDAFFSPRFICSHFCPLGAFWALSSRFSLLKIKYNLQKCTQCYKCLGVCPEKQVLWMIGKENQNVKSGECIRCGKCVDVCEDDALGFSIINLRRENEK